The following proteins are encoded in a genomic region of Ctenopharyngodon idella isolate HZGC_01 chromosome 12, HZGC01, whole genome shotgun sequence:
- the cfap119 gene encoding coiled-coil domain-containing protein 189, whose translation MKPFEDIKVSQPPRARVLLWADLKHSDMEEIEKTNSIPDIERILCRALLVSDVPQPKQRVLLELYTNLVLFCREKNFNREQTSVLISIIKNVHQFNTETPLNNTDHCLTYCSELLLCHSVRRPPFSIDLFSSEQVTQILYYFINTYMRHYFLYKYIFTPEVQLDIYLSYIGIPEEDTDIEETAKSESATDGERETEKETEMDGEVQLSAALPEMKTTETDSPNQGSSSKSELRSIVQKEVRDEVMRLTAQLQQRLQDSADQLNDTISKLEAKIQVKK comes from the exons ATGAAGCCTTTTGAGGACATTAAG GTGTCCCAGCCTCCAAGAGCACGGGTGCTGTTATG GGCTGATCTGAAACACAGTGATATGGAAGAGATTGAGAAGACCAATTCCATACCAGATATTGAAag GATTTTGTGCCGTGCATTACTGGTCTCTGATGTGCCTCAGCCAAAACAGAGAGTACTTCTTGAGTTGTATACAAATCTAGTGCTGTTCTGCAGAGAGAAAAATTTCAACAGGGAGCAAACCTCTGTTCTCATctccattataaaaaatgtgCATCAATTTAACACAG AAACACCCCTCAATAACACTGATCACTGTTTGACCTACTGCAGTGAACTTCTGCTTTGCCATTCAGTCAGG AGACCTCCTTTCAGTATCGACCTTTTCAGCTCGGAGCAAGTGACACAGATTTTATACTATTTCATCAACACATATAtgagacattattttttatacaaatacatttttactccAGAG GTACAGCTGGATATATACTTGTCATATATTGGAATACCTGAGGAGGACACAGATATAGAGGAAACTGCCAAATCTG aaAGTGCTACAGATGGAGAACGAGAAActgagaaagagacagaaatgGATGGAGAAGTTCAACTAAGTGCTGCGCTACCAGAAATGAAGACCACAGAGACAGACAGTCCCAACCAAG GGTCTTCTTCAAAGTCTGAGCTCAGGTCCATAGTTCAAAAAGAAGTGAGGGATGAAGTGATGCGCTTAACTGCTCAGCTACAACAACGTCTGCAGGACAGTGCTGATCAGCTTAATGATACCATTAGTAAATTGGAGGCCAAAATTCAAGTTAAGAAGTAA
- the rnf40 gene encoding E3 ubiquitin-protein ligase BRE1B isoform X1 produces MITEAVILPNTCFSFKRKSYSMRGSMSGTGGGKRPSGGDSPPGAPEKKLKKEEKTTTTLIEPIRIGGVSSTEEMDMKVIQFKNKKLCERLEQRQALEDELREKIEKLEKRQATDDTTLLIVNRCWTQLEENIHELLQHVEPKDAPAPVQTPVTPPVPADVPVPAVAPTPAPEPSAPLPAPMEGEDGLPQPPPSAEGVEEEPQQPVQEKEQTQEQEQQQQLPDSVEKPTDKPVEDGIPAPPPPPPLSESAKAFLATLDNSSEEELTLQLQDRMQFSKGAVACMVCIFDRLHSSIDELCTRVESAVCEDDSQREITATNRTLLEENNRLQDLASSLQGKHHKMSLEYNELVDKVTSSETKVSEMETAVEDLQWDIEKLRKREQKLNKHLAEALEQLNSGYHATGSSGGLPGGQITLSIQKFESLNAELEQNQELANSRMAELEKLQQELQEAVRESEKLKMDLRNIPEEVLKETPEYKCLQSQFSLLYNESLSVKTQLDEARALLLTAKNAHLRQIEHMESDELSLQKKLRTEVIQLEDTLAQVRKEYEMLRIEFEQNLAANEQAGPINREMRHLISSLQNHNHQLKGDVQRYKRKLRETQMEINKLKCQSGDTGALMLEESVGDGGLEVKKEEDDDQEEEEERRRELERQRAREREREAERERERERERERQRSDELKRKDSDALKMLRGELKKAQESQKEMKLLLDMYKSAPKEQRDKVQLMAAEKKSKAEVEELRQRVRELEERERKESKKLADEDALRKIRVAEETIEHLQKKLAATKQVEEEALLSEMDVTGQAFEDMQEQNSRLMQQLREKDDANFKLMSERIKSNQIYKLLREEKEELADQVLTFKTQVDAQLLVVQKLEEKEGVLQSTLAALEKELALRTQALELNKRKAVEAAQLAEDLKVQLEHTQTKLREIQASVLDNRTARERESANLKKAQEDLSRLRRKLEKQKKVEVYTDADEILQEEINQYKAKLRCPCCNTRDKETVLTKCFHVFCYECLKTRYDTRQRKCPKCNAAFGANDFHRIYIT; encoded by the exons atgataACTGAGGCTGTCATTCTGCCTAACACCtgtttttctttcaaaagaaagtcatacagcatgagg GGAAGCATGTCTGGCACAGGGGGTGGGAAGCGCCCCTCAGGAGGGGATAGTCCCCCTGGCGCTCCTGAGAAAAAGCTGAAGAAGGAGGAGAAGACTACCACCACTCTCATTGAGCCCATCCGCATTGGAGGAGTTTCTTCTACG gaGGAGATGGACATGAAGGTCATTCAATTCAAGAACAAGAAGCTCTGTGAACGCCTTGAGCAGAGGCAGGCTTTGGAGGATGAGTTGAGAGAGAAGATTGAGAAGCTGGAGAAGAGGCAGGCCACTGATGACACCACGCTGCTTATTGTCAACCGCTGTTGGACTCAG CTCGAGGAAAATATCCATGAATTGCTGCAGCATGTGGAGCCCAAGGATGCTCCAGCACCTGTCCAGACCCCTGTCACCCCTCCTGTTCCAGCAGACGTCCCTGTTCCCGCTGTAGCTCCAACACCTGCTCCTGAACCTTCTGCTCCTTTGCCGGCTCCAATGGAAGGGGAGGATGGCCTCCCCCAGCCTCCACCTTCAGCTGAGGGGGTGGAAGAAGAACCACAACAACCAGTGCAAGAAAAGGAACAGACACAGGAGCAAGAGCAGCAACAGCAGCTGCCTGACTCTGTGGAGAAGCCGACTGATAAACCAGTGGAGGATGGAATTCCCG CCCCTCCACCTCCACCACCTCTCAGTGAGAGCGCAAAGGCTTTCTTGGCTACTCTGGATAACAGCAGTGAGGAGGAGCTCACGCTGCAGCTACAGGACAGGATGCAGTTCAGCAAGGGTGCTGTGGCCTGCATGGTCTGCATCTTTGACCGCCTGCATAGCAGCATTGACGAGCTGTGTACTAGAGTGGAGTCAGCTG TCTGTGAAGATGACAGTCAGCGAGAGATAACTGCCACAAACCGCACACTTCTAGAGGAAAATAATCGACTGCAAGACCTTGCTTCCTCCCTTCAAGGGAAACACCACAAAATGTCATTAGAG TATAATGAACTGGTTGACAAAGTTACGAGTTCTGAGACAAAAGTGTCTGAAATGGAAACGGCTGTGGAGGACCTGCAGTGGGACATCGAAAAACTTCGTAAGAGAGAGCAGAAGCTGAATAAACACCTAGCAGAAGCTCTGGAGCAG CTTAATTCCGGTTACCATGCCACTGGCAGTTCTGGTGGGTTACCAGGTGGTCAAATCACACTCAGTATACAAAAG TTTGAATCTCTGAATGCCGAATTAGAGCAGAACCAGGAACTTGCTAACAGCCGCATGGCAGAGCTTGAGAAACTGCAGCAAGAGTTACAGGAAGCTGTTCGGGAGAGCGAGAAACTAAAG ATGGATCTGAGGAATATACCAGAGGAAGTGTTGAAGGAGACACCAGAGTACAAGTGCCTCCAATCACAGTTCTCTCTGCTGTACAATGAGTCTCTGAGTGTGAAAACCCAGCTGGATGAAGCCAGAGCTCTATTGCTCACAGCCAAAAATGCTCATCTGCGGCAGATTGAGCACATGGAG AGTGACGagttgtctcttcagaagaagTTACGCACTGAGGTCATCCAGCTAGAGGACACTCTGGCCCAGGTGCGCAAAGAGTATGAAATGCTACGGATAGAGTTCGAACAGAATCTTGCAGCCAATGAGCAAGCAG gcCCAATAAACAGAGAAATGAGACATTTAATCAGCAGTCTGCAGAACCATAATCATCAGCTGAAAGGGGATGTGCAGAGGTATAAGAGGAAACTACGTGAGACACAGATGGAAATAAACAAG TTGAAGTGCCAGAGTGGAGATACAGGTGCGCTGATGTTGGAAGAAAGCGTGGGTGATGGAGGACTCGAGGTTAAGAAAGAGGAAGATGATGaccaggaggaggaggaagagaggaggagagagCTGGAAAGGCAACGGGCacgggagagagagagggaggcggagagagagagggagcgaGAAAGAGAGCGGGAGAGACAGCGCAGTGATGAGCTGAAGAGGAAGGACTCTGATGCGCTAAAGATGCTGAGAGGAGAGCTCAA AAAAGCTCAGGAGTCTCAGAAGGAAATGAAACTACTGCTAGACATGTACAAATCAGCCCCAAAGGAGCAGCGAGATAAAGTGCAACTTATGGCCGCAGAAAAGAAGTCCAAAGCAGAG GTGGAAGAGTTGAGGCAGCGAGTGCGGGAATTGGAAGAGagggaaagaaaagaaagcaaAAAGCTGGCAGATGAAGATGCCCTCCGCAAGATCCGTGTGGCCGAGGAGACCATTGAACACTTGCAGAAAAAACTGGCTGCTACTAAACAGGTG GAGGAAGAGGCTCTGCTGAGCGAGATGGATGTGACAGGACAGGCGTTTGAAGACATGCAGGAGCAGAACAGCAGGCTCATGCAGCAGCTCCGAGAGAAAGACGATGCCAACTTCAAACTAATGAGTGAGAGAATCAAATCCAACCAGATTTACAAGCTTCTGCGGGAGGAAAAAGAGGAGCTGGCAGACCAAGTGCTCACATTCAAaacccag GTGGACGCTCAGCTGCTGGTAGTGCAGAAACTAGAAGAGAAGGAGGGTGTCCTGCAGAGCACACTGGCCGCTCTGGAGAAAGAGCTGGCGCTGCGCACTCAAGCACTGGAGCTCAACAAGCGCAAG GCGGTGGAGGCGGCCCAGTTGGCCGAGGACCTTAAAGTGCAGCTGGAACACACTCAGACCAAGCTGAGGGAAATCCAAGCCTCAGTACTAGACAACCGCACTGCCCGTGAAAGGGAGAGCGCCAACCTCAAGAAAGCACAG GAGGACTTGTCCAGGCTGCGGCGTAAGCTGGAGAAACAGAAGAAAGTTGAGGTGTATACAGATGCTGATGAGATTCTACAAGAAGAAATTAATCAGTATAAG GCTAAATTGCGATGTCCCTGTTGTAATACGCGAGATAAGGAGACCGTCCTCACCAAGTGTTTCCACGTCTTCTGCTATGAATGCTTGAAGACTCGCTATGACACTCGCCAGAGGAAGTGCCCCAAATGCAATGCTGCATTCGGAGCAAATGACTTCCACCGCATCTACATCACCTAA
- the rnf40 gene encoding E3 ubiquitin-protein ligase BRE1B isoform X2 produces the protein MITEAVILPNTCFSFKRKSYSMRGSMSGTGGGKRPSGGDSPPGAPEKKLKKEEKTTTTLIEPIRIGGVSSTEEMDMKVIQFKNKKLCERLEQRQALEDELREKIEKLEKRQATDDTTLLIVNRCWTQLEENIHELLQHVEPKDAPAPVQTPVTPPVPADVPVPAVAPTPAPEPSAPLPAPMEGEDGLPQPPPSAEGVEEEPQQPVQEKEQTQEQEQQQQLPDSVEKPTDKPVEDGIPAPPPPPPLSESAKAFLATLDNSSEEELTLQLQDRMQFSKGAVACMVCIFDRLHSSIDELCTRVESAVCEDDSQREITATNRTLLEENNRLQDLASSLQGKHHKMSLEYNELVDKVTSSETKVSEMETAVEDLQWDIEKLRKREQKLNKHLAEALEQLNSGYHATGSSGGLPGGQITLSIQKFESLNAELEQNQELANSRMAELEKLQQELQEAVRESEKLKMDLRNIPEEVLKETPEYKCLQSQFSLLYNESLSVKTQLDEARALLLTAKNAHLRQIEHMESDELSLQKKLRTEVIQLEDTLAQVRKEYEMLRIEFEQNLAANEQAGPINREMRHLISSLQNHNHQLKGDVQRYKRKLRETQMEINKLKCQSGDTGALMLEESVGDGGLEVKKEEDDDQEEEEERRRELERQRAREREREAERERERERERERQRSDELKRKDSDALKMLRGELKKAQESQKEMKLLLDMYKSAPKEQRDKVQLMAAEKKSKAEVEELRQRVRELEERERKESKKLADEDALRKIRVAEETIEHLQKKLAATKQEEEALLSEMDVTGQAFEDMQEQNSRLMQQLREKDDANFKLMSERIKSNQIYKLLREEKEELADQVLTFKTQVDAQLLVVQKLEEKEGVLQSTLAALEKELALRTQALELNKRKAVEAAQLAEDLKVQLEHTQTKLREIQASVLDNRTARERESANLKKAQEDLSRLRRKLEKQKKVEVYTDADEILQEEINQYKAKLRCPCCNTRDKETVLTKCFHVFCYECLKTRYDTRQRKCPKCNAAFGANDFHRIYIT, from the exons atgataACTGAGGCTGTCATTCTGCCTAACACCtgtttttctttcaaaagaaagtcatacagcatgagg GGAAGCATGTCTGGCACAGGGGGTGGGAAGCGCCCCTCAGGAGGGGATAGTCCCCCTGGCGCTCCTGAGAAAAAGCTGAAGAAGGAGGAGAAGACTACCACCACTCTCATTGAGCCCATCCGCATTGGAGGAGTTTCTTCTACG gaGGAGATGGACATGAAGGTCATTCAATTCAAGAACAAGAAGCTCTGTGAACGCCTTGAGCAGAGGCAGGCTTTGGAGGATGAGTTGAGAGAGAAGATTGAGAAGCTGGAGAAGAGGCAGGCCACTGATGACACCACGCTGCTTATTGTCAACCGCTGTTGGACTCAG CTCGAGGAAAATATCCATGAATTGCTGCAGCATGTGGAGCCCAAGGATGCTCCAGCACCTGTCCAGACCCCTGTCACCCCTCCTGTTCCAGCAGACGTCCCTGTTCCCGCTGTAGCTCCAACACCTGCTCCTGAACCTTCTGCTCCTTTGCCGGCTCCAATGGAAGGGGAGGATGGCCTCCCCCAGCCTCCACCTTCAGCTGAGGGGGTGGAAGAAGAACCACAACAACCAGTGCAAGAAAAGGAACAGACACAGGAGCAAGAGCAGCAACAGCAGCTGCCTGACTCTGTGGAGAAGCCGACTGATAAACCAGTGGAGGATGGAATTCCCG CCCCTCCACCTCCACCACCTCTCAGTGAGAGCGCAAAGGCTTTCTTGGCTACTCTGGATAACAGCAGTGAGGAGGAGCTCACGCTGCAGCTACAGGACAGGATGCAGTTCAGCAAGGGTGCTGTGGCCTGCATGGTCTGCATCTTTGACCGCCTGCATAGCAGCATTGACGAGCTGTGTACTAGAGTGGAGTCAGCTG TCTGTGAAGATGACAGTCAGCGAGAGATAACTGCCACAAACCGCACACTTCTAGAGGAAAATAATCGACTGCAAGACCTTGCTTCCTCCCTTCAAGGGAAACACCACAAAATGTCATTAGAG TATAATGAACTGGTTGACAAAGTTACGAGTTCTGAGACAAAAGTGTCTGAAATGGAAACGGCTGTGGAGGACCTGCAGTGGGACATCGAAAAACTTCGTAAGAGAGAGCAGAAGCTGAATAAACACCTAGCAGAAGCTCTGGAGCAG CTTAATTCCGGTTACCATGCCACTGGCAGTTCTGGTGGGTTACCAGGTGGTCAAATCACACTCAGTATACAAAAG TTTGAATCTCTGAATGCCGAATTAGAGCAGAACCAGGAACTTGCTAACAGCCGCATGGCAGAGCTTGAGAAACTGCAGCAAGAGTTACAGGAAGCTGTTCGGGAGAGCGAGAAACTAAAG ATGGATCTGAGGAATATACCAGAGGAAGTGTTGAAGGAGACACCAGAGTACAAGTGCCTCCAATCACAGTTCTCTCTGCTGTACAATGAGTCTCTGAGTGTGAAAACCCAGCTGGATGAAGCCAGAGCTCTATTGCTCACAGCCAAAAATGCTCATCTGCGGCAGATTGAGCACATGGAG AGTGACGagttgtctcttcagaagaagTTACGCACTGAGGTCATCCAGCTAGAGGACACTCTGGCCCAGGTGCGCAAAGAGTATGAAATGCTACGGATAGAGTTCGAACAGAATCTTGCAGCCAATGAGCAAGCAG gcCCAATAAACAGAGAAATGAGACATTTAATCAGCAGTCTGCAGAACCATAATCATCAGCTGAAAGGGGATGTGCAGAGGTATAAGAGGAAACTACGTGAGACACAGATGGAAATAAACAAG TTGAAGTGCCAGAGTGGAGATACAGGTGCGCTGATGTTGGAAGAAAGCGTGGGTGATGGAGGACTCGAGGTTAAGAAAGAGGAAGATGATGaccaggaggaggaggaagagaggaggagagagCTGGAAAGGCAACGGGCacgggagagagagagggaggcggagagagagagggagcgaGAAAGAGAGCGGGAGAGACAGCGCAGTGATGAGCTGAAGAGGAAGGACTCTGATGCGCTAAAGATGCTGAGAGGAGAGCTCAA AAAAGCTCAGGAGTCTCAGAAGGAAATGAAACTACTGCTAGACATGTACAAATCAGCCCCAAAGGAGCAGCGAGATAAAGTGCAACTTATGGCCGCAGAAAAGAAGTCCAAAGCAGAG GTGGAAGAGTTGAGGCAGCGAGTGCGGGAATTGGAAGAGagggaaagaaaagaaagcaaAAAGCTGGCAGATGAAGATGCCCTCCGCAAGATCCGTGTGGCCGAGGAGACCATTGAACACTTGCAGAAAAAACTGGCTGCTACTAAACAG GAGGAAGAGGCTCTGCTGAGCGAGATGGATGTGACAGGACAGGCGTTTGAAGACATGCAGGAGCAGAACAGCAGGCTCATGCAGCAGCTCCGAGAGAAAGACGATGCCAACTTCAAACTAATGAGTGAGAGAATCAAATCCAACCAGATTTACAAGCTTCTGCGGGAGGAAAAAGAGGAGCTGGCAGACCAAGTGCTCACATTCAAaacccag GTGGACGCTCAGCTGCTGGTAGTGCAGAAACTAGAAGAGAAGGAGGGTGTCCTGCAGAGCACACTGGCCGCTCTGGAGAAAGAGCTGGCGCTGCGCACTCAAGCACTGGAGCTCAACAAGCGCAAG GCGGTGGAGGCGGCCCAGTTGGCCGAGGACCTTAAAGTGCAGCTGGAACACACTCAGACCAAGCTGAGGGAAATCCAAGCCTCAGTACTAGACAACCGCACTGCCCGTGAAAGGGAGAGCGCCAACCTCAAGAAAGCACAG GAGGACTTGTCCAGGCTGCGGCGTAAGCTGGAGAAACAGAAGAAAGTTGAGGTGTATACAGATGCTGATGAGATTCTACAAGAAGAAATTAATCAGTATAAG GCTAAATTGCGATGTCCCTGTTGTAATACGCGAGATAAGGAGACCGTCCTCACCAAGTGTTTCCACGTCTTCTGCTATGAATGCTTGAAGACTCGCTATGACACTCGCCAGAGGAAGTGCCCCAAATGCAATGCTGCATTCGGAGCAAATGACTTCCACCGCATCTACATCACCTAA